Below is a genomic region from Geoglobus acetivorans.
GAGATATCATCACAAGAAAACACTTCCTGTCAATGAAGGACGGGGCAATTCTCGCAAATGCAGGGCATTTCAATGTGGAAATAAACGTTGAAGAGCTTGAAAAAATGGCCCACGAGATCAGAGAGCTCAGGCCAAATCTGAGGGAGTACAACTTGGGCAATAAGAAACTCTATCTGCTTGCAGATGGGAGGCTCGTCAACTTGGTATCCGGAGACGGACACCCCATAGAGGTTATGGACATGAGCTTCGCAAATCAGGCTCTCGCTGTGGAGTACATCGCCAAAAATGCTGAAAAACTGGAAAACAAGGTTTACAGGATGCCCGAAGAGCTGGACAGAGAGGTTGCAAGAATCAAGCTGGAAACAATGGGAATAAAAATCGATGAGCTGACAGAAGAGCAGGCAAAATACCTCTCTGACTGGAGGGAGGGGACTTGATCTGGATATATCGCCCTTACAAAAACGCTCTTGCGAGAAAAAGATATCTGAGAACGATTGCAGTCTTCTTCGCATTCGCCCTGTTGCTCATTGCGTACAGATACACAAAATACGGACTTACGCAGGAGTTCTACATACCCTCTCTGGCACTCATGCTATCTCTGCTGTTCTTCTCAGCACTGATACTCAGAAAACCGAGAGCATGTTACACAGACTATGAAAACATTTACTGCGGGAGCAAAAGGATAAAAAAAGCTTCAGCCACATTCCATCCTGATTACGAGAATCTCGCAGTGCATGTGGAGGGCGACAAAAAGGCAACACTCTATTTTGAGAAAAAAGAGGACCTCGAAAAATTCCTGAAAGAAGTGGGGTATTAACCGGTGAAAGATATGTTCGAATTATACGACATGCCGCTTTTCAGACCGCCCAGTGAGGCACACAGCCTGATAATTCAGGCGACCATCGGCTGTTCCCACAATAAATGCACATTCTGCGGGATGTACAAGATGAAAAAATTCAGAGTTAAGTCCGTTGAAGAGATCAAGAAAGAAATGGAGATCTTCAAAAAGTTTTATCCCAAAACGAGGAGGATTTTCCTCGCCGACGGTAATGCGCTCTGTATGGAAACCGATGACCTGCTGAAAATTCTGAGATATGCCAGAAAACTTTTCCCAGATCTCGAGAGAGTATCTGCATACGCCACTCCGATGGACATTCTTGAGAAAACGGGAGAGGAGCTTGGAGAGCTTGCGCATGAGGGGCTGAAGATGATTTATCTTGGAGTGGAGAGTGGAGATGACCAGATTCTGGAAGAAATCAGGAAAGGGGTCGATTCTGAGAAAATGGTCAAAGCCGGAAGGAAAGCCATAGAATCAGGAATGATTTTGAGCGTTACTGCAATCACCGGACTTGGTGGGAAGGATTTGAGCTACAAACATGCTAAAAACACCGCAAAAACACTCAACAGAATGAAACCACAGTTCACAGCATTTCTGACGCTGATGATTGTCGAAAACACCCCGCTTTACCCGAAGATGAAAAAAGGAGAATTCAGACCGCTGAATCAGACCGAAGTTCTCCAGGAATTGAGATGGGTTATCGAGGACCTCGACTACAGCACGGTTTTCAGGGCAAACCACGCCTCAAACTACCTGCCGATAAAAGCGAACCTTCCAGAAGACAGAGACAGAATTCTGAAGCTTATAGACCATGCAATGGAACATCCCGAAATTTTAAGGCCTGAATACATGAGAGCGCTGTAATCCCTTTTTTTGGGATTAAACCCAAAAAATGAGAAAGATTTATATACTGAGGCTCGAACCCATTTTTAATGACTAATGTTTATGGCAGGGCAAAGCAGGATATCTTCAGAAAACGGAGTGAAATTGAAGAGATCAAAAACAGAAGGTTCAGGAAGATCGTCAGATACGTTTATGAGAATTCACCCCTGTACAGGAAGAAATTCAAGGAATCAGGGGTAGATATAGACAGGATAAAAAGTGTGGAGGACCTATCAGTGCTGCCATTTACAACCAAACAGGAGCTTAGAGAGAGCTACCCGCTCAAAGCAGTCTGTGTCCCAAAAGAAAAGGTGGTTAGAATTCAGATGTCCGGTGGAACCACCGGTCAGCCTGTGATCATACCCTACACGAGACATGACGTGGAACAGTGGAAGGAAATGATGATGAGGGCTTTCTTCCTTGCAAACGTAACAGAAAGGGATATCATCCAGATAACCCCTGCTTTTGGACTCTGGAACGGAGGATTTGGATTCCACTTTGCGGCAGATGCGATAAATGCATTTGTTATACCCATCGGCCCCGGAAATACGAGAAACCAGATCAGGTTCATGGTAGATTTTGGAACGACTGTTCTTGCCGGAACCGCAAGCTATCCGCTGAGAATTGCAGAAGTTGCGGACGAGATGGGGATAGATGTGGCGGAACTGAACGTCGAGAAGCTCATTCTCGGAGCCGAACCGTGGAGTGAAGAGATGAGAAGACAGATAGAAAAAACATTTGACGCAAGAGCTTATGACATTCCCGGTCTGACAGAGATGGGTGGAGTCGGAACCGTGGGCTTTGAATGTCCCGAAAGGGAAGGTCTGCATATCTGGGAGGACAATTACATAGTGGAAGTCGTTGATCCAGAAACCGGAGAGGTCCTCGATGAGGGTGAAGAGGGAGAGATCGTTTACACGGCTCTCAACAGAGAAGGTATGCCGCTGATAAGATACAGAAGCGGTGAGATCAGCACAATTATCGGCAGAGATGGATGCGAGTGTGGAATTGAGCATATCAAAATAAAGAGGATACGGGGAAGGACGGATGACATGATAATCTACAAGGGAGTGAAGTTTTACCCCACAGACGTCGAGAGCATTCTCGCAGAACACGGCGTGGTGAACTACAGAATTCTCGCCATTAATGGCAGGCTCGAAATTGTTTTTGAAGGGGATGAGCGGATTAAATCTGCGATAGCAAAAGACCTTGCCGAATTCGTTGGCATCCATCCAGCCATCAAAGTTGTTCCCATCGGTCAGCTTGAGCGATTTGAGGGCAAGGCCAGAAGGCTGATAAGGGGTTGAGGTGGTGAATATGGTTATAGCCGCAATTTATGCAATCAGCATTCTGATGATGATCGCCGGAGCGGTGATTGCATACAGAAAGGTGTGAGCATGATTATAGCCGCCGTATTCACTGTATATCTTATTTTAATGCTGATAATAGGTGCTGCAGAGTACAGAAAATCCAGGGGGTTGCTTGACTACTATCTTGCAGGAAAGGGGCTCGGAGTTACCCTCGTGAGTTTTTCCTTTTTCGCCACGTATTTCAGCACGTCCGCATTTCTCGGAGGTGGGGGTTTTGGATTTGTTGCCGGATTCCAGTGGTCCGCATTTCTCACATTTTTCCACGTTTTATTCGCAATACTCGCCTGGTTGCTTATAGCCCCAAAGCTCAAACAGCTCGCAGAGGAGACCTCGTCACTCACCATACCTGAAATATTTGGCTCTAAGTTCGGAAAAGAAGTGCAGATGCTGTCATCAGCGGTGATCATAGTCTTCTTTTCATTCTACATGGTCTCGATATACAAGGGGGCGGGAAATCTCCTGCAGGTGATGCTGGACATACCGTACACCCACGGATTGATTATAACCGCACTGATAGTGGTGCTGTACACATCAATCGGAGGCTTCAGGGCGGTTGTGTACACGGACCTGATTCAGGGATTGCTCACATTCACAGGCGGCATAGTGCTTTTCGCCTCGATCATTTACTTCCTCGGAGGTTTTGAAGTGATGGAAAAACTTGCCGGAACGCAGATATTTGCAGGCAAAGGAGCGCTGCTGTTCGAGGTGGGGAAGCTTGCTCCTCCGCCGATAATGAAGGCGGGAATGGTCATCCCGTTTATCCTGAGTCTTACCTTTGCGATCAGCATCGCCCAGCTTTCATCCCCCCAGCTCGTGATCAGGTTTGTCGCTGCCAAAAATGAGGATGTCCTGAAAAAAGGGGCTCTGCTCACACCCCTGATAATTGGTGTCTTTGCAATATGCGTATTTTCAATTGGACCGCTGGGCTGGCTCATAATACCCCAGTTCGATGACCCGGTCAAGTACCTGAAGGACTCAGACCTCGTTGTGCCAGTCATAGCAATGAAGGTTCTGCCTGAAGGTATCAATGCACTGCTGCTAACCGCAATAATCGCCGCAGCAATGTCAACGGTGAATTCACTGCTGCACATGATGGCAACATCACTCACCAAAGATATTCTCAACAGGGAGAATATAGCCCTGACAAGAACAATGGTCTTCGTTCTTTCCCTGATACCACTCTACATAGCTCTGAAACCTCCAGAGATAATCGTGGGCATTGTTGGCGTGAGCTTCTCCGTGATCACATCCGTTTTCCTGGTACCTCTGCTCGCAATGCTGTATGCAAAGCCATCAAGATACAGCATTCTCGCCTCGATGGTCGTCGCACTGATTGCATCAGTCGTCTGGTATTTCATGTATTACAGAGTTTACTGGATATATCCCGTTGTTCCCGGATTGATTGCGTCAGCTCTGACATACATGATTTTTGAAAAATTTTTTAAATAATTCTGAATTAAGCTTTACAATGGAAAAGATTGACGCTATGGATTTAAAGATTCTTTCGGAACTTCAGGATGACGCAAGAAAAAGCCTCAGGGAAATTGGAGAAAAGCTGGGAGTAACTGAGGCAACAGTCCACAACAGAATAAACAAGCTCAGAAAGCTCGGAATAATTGAGAAATTCATTCCCGTAATAAACTACTCCAGACTCGGTTATGATTTGACGGCCGTTATAGGCATAACAGCCAAAGGCGGAAAAGTTATAGATGTGGAAAAGTTTCTCGCCGAAATGCCGAATGTTACAGCCGTTTACGATGTTACGGGAGAATATGACGTGATTGCCGTTTCGAAGTTTAAGGACAGAGAAAGCCTGAACGAGTTTGTAAAGGAGATTGGAAAGCTCGAATTCGTGGAAAAAACATACACGATGCTTGTGCTTAACGTGGTGAAAGAATCCCACATGATAGACATATTAAAAGTCTTCGAGCTTGATTAAAATAATAACATAAAATATCCATTTTACATTTGGAGCGGAGAAAGCACTTATATATTCATTTTTCAAACCATGTTCGATGGCAAAGAAGAAGGAAGTGAATAAGGAAAACGAGAAAAAAGAGCAGATGAGCCAGTCCTCAAAAAATGCTGATGAGGGAAGCACAGTGCTTGACATTGAAGATCTTCCATTTGTTGGCCCCGCAACGGCTGAAAAACTTAGAGATGCTGGTTATTATTCCATAGAGGCGATAGCCGTTGCATCACCCTCCGAACTCAGTGCCGCTGCTGAAATTGGAGAAAGCACAGCAATGAAGATCATCTCCGCAGCAAGAAAGCTTGCGAATGTCGGTGGTTTTGAGACGGGAGACGTTGTTTACGAAAGAAGAAAGAAGGTGGGTAAGATAACCACAGGTAGCAATGCCCTTAACGACCTGCTTGGAGGAGGAGTTGAAACCCAGGCCATAACTGAACTTTTTGGTGAGTTCGGCAGTGGTAAAACGCAGATATGTCATCAGCTTGCCGTGAATGTTCAGCTACCCCGAGAACAGGGAGGACTCAATGGAGCAGTGGTTGTGATTGACACGGAAGGGACGTTCAGGCCGGAGAGGATCATCCAGATGGCCGAAGCAAAGGGTCTTGACCCGGACAAAGCTCTGAAAAACATTTACGTCGCTCAGGCATACAACTCAAACCACCAGATGCTTCTGATAGATAATGCCAAGGAGCTGGCCAACAAGCTCAAAAAGGACGGAATAAACGTCAGGTTACTCATCGTTGATTCCCTGACAGCCCACTTCAGAGCGGAATACGTTGGAAGAGGGACGCTTGCAGACAGACAGCAGAAACTGAACAAGCATCTCCACGATCTCCTGAGATTCGGCGAAGTCTTCAATGCAGCAATCGTTGTCACCAATCAGGTGATGGCGAAGCCAGACCAGTTCTTCGGAGACCCCACAAAACCCGTTGGCGGACACATTGTTGCCCACACCGCAACATTCAGAATTTACCTGAGAAAGAGCAAAGGCGAGCTCAGAGTTGCAAGACTGATCGACTCGCCCCATCTGCCTGAATCAGAGGCAATATTCAGGGTTACCGAAAGGGGTATTGAAGACAAATAATCGAAATTTTTTATTAATTTAGTAAGATAGATGTCTCTCCAACTCCCAAAAGATTAACCTTAAAAATAGCCTCTTCCTTCATTACAACATGGATATTGAAGACAGACTCAGCATAGCAACAAGAAACATAGAAGAAGTTGTAACTCTCGACGAGCTTAGGACTCTGCTGGAAAGTGGAGAGAAACTTACGGCATACG
It encodes:
- the radA gene encoding DNA repair and recombination protein RadA codes for the protein MSQSSKNADEGSTVLDIEDLPFVGPATAEKLRDAGYYSIEAIAVASPSELSAAAEIGESTAMKIISAARKLANVGGFETGDVVYERRKKVGKITTGSNALNDLLGGGVETQAITELFGEFGSGKTQICHQLAVNVQLPREQGGLNGAVVVIDTEGTFRPERIIQMAEAKGLDPDKALKNIYVAQAYNSNHQMLLIDNAKELANKLKKDGINVRLLIVDSLTAHFRAEYVGRGTLADRQQKLNKHLHDLLRFGEVFNAAIVVTNQVMAKPDQFFGDPTKPVGGHIVAHTATFRIYLRKSKGELRVARLIDSPHLPESEAIFRVTERGIEDK
- a CDS encoding radical SAM protein; the encoded protein is MFELYDMPLFRPPSEAHSLIIQATIGCSHNKCTFCGMYKMKKFRVKSVEEIKKEMEIFKKFYPKTRRIFLADGNALCMETDDLLKILRYARKLFPDLERVSAYATPMDILEKTGEELGELAHEGLKMIYLGVESGDDQILEEIRKGVDSEKMVKAGRKAIESGMILSVTAITGLGGKDLSYKHAKNTAKTLNRMKPQFTAFLTLMIVENTPLYPKMKKGEFRPLNQTEVLQELRWVIEDLDYSTVFRANHASNYLPIKANLPEDRDRILKLIDHAMEHPEILRPEYMRAL
- a CDS encoding Lrp/AsnC family transcriptional regulator — translated: MEKIDAMDLKILSELQDDARKSLREIGEKLGVTEATVHNRINKLRKLGIIEKFIPVINYSRLGYDLTAVIGITAKGGKVIDVEKFLAEMPNVTAVYDVTGEYDVIAVSKFKDRESLNEFVKEIGKLEFVEKTYTMLVLNVVKESHMIDILKVFELD
- a CDS encoding sodium:solute symporter family transporter, translated to MIIAAVFTVYLILMLIIGAAEYRKSRGLLDYYLAGKGLGVTLVSFSFFATYFSTSAFLGGGGFGFVAGFQWSAFLTFFHVLFAILAWLLIAPKLKQLAEETSSLTIPEIFGSKFGKEVQMLSSAVIIVFFSFYMVSIYKGAGNLLQVMLDIPYTHGLIITALIVVLYTSIGGFRAVVYTDLIQGLLTFTGGIVLFASIIYFLGGFEVMEKLAGTQIFAGKGALLFEVGKLAPPPIMKAGMVIPFILSLTFAISIAQLSSPQLVIRFVAAKNEDVLKKGALLTPLIIGVFAICVFSIGPLGWLIIPQFDDPVKYLKDSDLVVPVIAMKVLPEGINALLLTAIIAAAMSTVNSLLHMMATSLTKDILNRENIALTRTMVFVLSLIPLYIALKPPEIIVGIVGVSFSVITSVFLVPLLAMLYAKPSRYSILASMVVALIASVVWYFMYYRVYWIYPVVPGLIASALTYMIFEKFFK
- a CDS encoding phenylacetate--CoA ligase family protein — its product is MTNVYGRAKQDIFRKRSEIEEIKNRRFRKIVRYVYENSPLYRKKFKESGVDIDRIKSVEDLSVLPFTTKQELRESYPLKAVCVPKEKVVRIQMSGGTTGQPVIIPYTRHDVEQWKEMMMRAFFLANVTERDIIQITPAFGLWNGGFGFHFAADAINAFVIPIGPGNTRNQIRFMVDFGTTVLAGTASYPLRIAEVADEMGIDVAELNVEKLILGAEPWSEEMRRQIEKTFDARAYDIPGLTEMGGVGTVGFECPEREGLHIWEDNYIVEVVDPETGEVLDEGEEGEIVYTALNREGMPLIRYRSGEISTIIGRDGCECGIEHIKIKRIRGRTDDMIIYKGVKFYPTDVESILAEHGVVNYRILAINGRLEIVFEGDERIKSAIAKDLAEFVGIHPAIKVVPIGQLERFEGKARRLIRG